One part of the Methylobacterium mesophilicum SR1.6/6 genome encodes these proteins:
- a CDS encoding LPS biosynthesis protein, with protein MNFDDVKDDTREAELVTFTASPLPELRRSAETIRPVPEKRTARALVASVRSRLDWTRLPGLRPRREDTSSYASRLIRRVSLFVLLPTLVVGLYLFAFASNQYIAEAQFAVRGNVEPMENIALGQFTNLIQKHNSQDSFIVRDYITSQTMVEALEKSIGISKMFSRREGDFWARFSANDPIEDLTKYWRKHVDAHIDSISGVIRLSVRAFTPEDALTIAREVVKRAEALINDISKRAQADMVTQAESDAKTAQDRLRQAHLALQNFRNQWGVIDPVKTAEGTMTTMMLLRKDKLKAENELQVLRGSNLDERSRSIQVLVSNVAAIEQQMKTLQAELTNASTAGGQNLTEALVQYEGLMVERTIAEKLEESARMLLDRARVSATKQHIFLATFVPPVLPTDSLYPERWHTLIVSFFCFLVIWSSSSLLIAGIRDQRM; from the coding sequence ATGAACTTCGACGACGTCAAGGACGACACGCGCGAAGCCGAACTCGTGACGTTCACCGCCTCGCCGCTGCCCGAACTCCGGCGCAGCGCGGAGACGATCCGGCCCGTGCCGGAGAAGCGTACGGCCCGGGCGCTGGTCGCCTCGGTCCGGTCTCGCCTGGACTGGACGCGGCTGCCGGGCCTGCGCCCGCGCCGGGAGGATACATCGAGCTACGCGTCCCGGCTGATCCGCCGCGTCAGCCTGTTCGTGCTGCTTCCGACCCTCGTGGTCGGTTTGTACCTGTTCGCCTTCGCGTCCAACCAGTACATCGCCGAGGCCCAGTTCGCCGTGCGCGGCAACGTCGAGCCGATGGAGAACATCGCGCTGGGTCAGTTCACGAACCTGATCCAGAAGCACAACAGCCAGGACAGCTTCATCGTCCGCGACTACATCACCAGCCAGACCATGGTCGAGGCTCTGGAGAAGAGCATCGGCATCTCGAAGATGTTCTCGCGCCGCGAAGGGGATTTCTGGGCACGCTTCAGCGCGAACGACCCGATCGAGGATCTCACCAAATACTGGCGCAAGCACGTCGACGCGCATATCGACTCGATCTCGGGCGTGATCCGCCTGTCGGTCCGGGCCTTCACGCCCGAGGACGCCCTGACCATCGCCCGCGAGGTCGTGAAGCGCGCCGAGGCGCTGATCAACGACATCTCGAAGCGCGCGCAGGCCGACATGGTGACTCAGGCGGAATCCGACGCCAAGACCGCCCAGGATCGGCTCCGCCAGGCCCATCTCGCGCTGCAGAACTTCCGCAATCAATGGGGCGTGATCGACCCGGTCAAGACGGCCGAGGGGACGATGACCACCATGATGCTCCTGCGGAAGGACAAGCTGAAGGCCGAGAACGAGCTGCAGGTCCTGCGGGGATCGAACCTCGACGAGCGGTCCCGCTCGATCCAGGTCCTGGTCTCCAACGTCGCGGCCATCGAGCAGCAGATGAAGACACTGCAGGCCGAATTGACCAATGCCAGCACGGCGGGCGGCCAGAACCTGACCGAGGCACTGGTCCAGTACGAGGGGCTGATGGTCGAGCGGACCATCGCCGAGAAGCTGGAGGAATCGGCCCGCATGCTGCTCGACCGGGCCCGGGTCTCGGCGACGAAGCAGCACATCTTCCTGGCGACCTTCGTGCCACCGGTCCTGCCCACCGACAGCCTCTATCCCGAGCGGTGGCACACCCTGATCGTGTCGTTCTTCTGCTTCCTGGTGATCTGGAGCTCGTCCTCCCTCCTGATCGCGGGCATCCGCGACCAGCGGATGTAG
- a CDS encoding DUF1153 domain-containing protein translates to MTEPSRPRVKYVIGPDGSPLTIADLPPPSTRRWVIRRKAEVVAAVRGGLLSLEEACKRYTLTTEEFLSWQFSIDQHGLAGLRTTRIQHYRH, encoded by the coding sequence ATGACCGAACCGAGCCGCCCGAGAGTGAAGTACGTGATCGGGCCCGACGGCAGCCCCCTGACGATCGCGGACCTCCCGCCGCCGAGCACCCGCCGCTGGGTGATCCGCCGCAAGGCCGAGGTCGTAGCCGCCGTGCGCGGCGGTCTCCTCAGCCTGGAGGAGGCCTGCAAGCGCTACACCCTGACCACCGAGGAATTCCTGAGCTGGCAGTTCTCGATTGACCAGCACGGGCTCGCCGGCCTTCGGACGACGCGGATCCAGCATTACCGGCACTGA
- a CDS encoding FliH/SctL family protein, giving the protein MSPQTARSAKPFLFETDFRSGRPSAEAQRVAEASARAEAEAHARGLQEGRAQAEAQAQGRLADAMTRLALAAAGLLAQADARDAEREAQAVEVAMLIARKVAGDALDAAPLAGIGEAARTALQHLRGVPHLVVRVHDGLVEEAETLVKRLARERGYEGRLVVLGDPDMAAGDARIEWADGGIVRERARIEASVLDALGLAPSP; this is encoded by the coding sequence TTGAGCCCCCAGACCGCCCGGAGCGCGAAGCCGTTCCTGTTCGAGACCGACTTCCGCAGCGGCCGCCCGAGCGCCGAGGCGCAGCGCGTCGCCGAGGCCTCCGCCCGCGCCGAGGCGGAGGCGCATGCCCGCGGCCTTCAGGAGGGCCGTGCCCAGGCCGAGGCGCAGGCGCAGGGTCGGCTCGCCGACGCGATGACCCGGCTGGCGCTGGCCGCCGCGGGCCTCCTCGCCCAGGCCGATGCCCGGGACGCCGAGCGCGAGGCGCAGGCCGTCGAGGTCGCCATGCTGATCGCCCGCAAGGTCGCGGGCGACGCCCTCGACGCCGCCCCGCTGGCCGGCATCGGCGAGGCCGCGCGGACGGCGCTCCAGCACCTGCGCGGCGTGCCCCACCTCGTGGTGCGCGTGCATGACGGCCTCGTGGAGGAGGCCGAGACCCTGGTGAAGCGCCTCGCCCGCGAGCGCGGCTACGAGGGTCGCCTCGTGGTCCTGGGCGACCCCGACATGGCGGCGGGCGATGCCCGCATCGAGTGGGCGGATGGCGGCATCGTGCGCGAGCGCGCCCGCATCGAGGCGTCCGTCCTCGACGCCCTCGGCCTGGCCCCGAGCCCCTGA
- the fliN gene encoding flagellar motor switch protein FliN yields the protein MSDDFSLPQLGDHDPDYVGDSIRDAPTTPKTASDLEQLFDVPVMVSAVLGSARMPIGDLLRLAPGAVLELDRKVGEAIDVFVNNRLVARGEVVLVEDRLGVTMTEIVKGE from the coding sequence ATGTCCGACGATTTCAGCCTGCCCCAGCTCGGCGACCACGACCCGGACTACGTGGGCGACTCGATCCGCGACGCGCCCACGACCCCGAAGACCGCCTCCGACCTGGAGCAGCTCTTCGACGTGCCCGTGATGGTCTCGGCGGTGCTGGGCTCTGCCCGGATGCCGATCGGCGACCTGCTCCGGCTGGCGCCGGGGGCCGTGCTCGAACTCGACCGCAAGGTCGGCGAGGCGATCGACGTGTTCGTCAACAACCGGCTGGTGGCCCGCGGCGAGGTCGTCCTCGTCGAGGACCGGCTCGGGGTGACGATGACCGAGATCGTCAAGGGTGAATGA
- the fliF gene encoding flagellar basal-body MS-ring/collar protein FliF yields MKPVLDLVTKLGPARIAAMAAVTLTLIGFFAFIILRVSRPDLGVLFSDLSMQDSAAVVRELDSRGIRYETKGDAGQTIMAPRADLAKLRMDLAGKGLPVQGGVGYEIFDKGDAFSSTNFVQNVNHLRALEGELARSIRAIGRVQAARVHLVLPERRLFERDRETPSAAIVLKLMGDLDAGQVRAIRHLAASAVEGLKPDRVSIVDERGRLLADGAKGAEADAASGFEDRQVGLERRLRGQIEDVVAGIVGPGRARVQVNAELDLNRIESRSETFDPESRVVRSAQTRTESALTANADGQVSVGNELPGANGGDKAPAPKDATNKNEETTNYEISRVTKTEIAEGGRIKRLSVAVVVDGVYATAPDGKQTYSPRAPAEIERITALVRSAVGFDKARGDQIEVVNLRFAEAPSVPQFTEPTLMQSLLAPTKEDVLRMAELAVLALLTLIVLLTVVRPLVRQVLAPVPAPPSLAGPGISLPGDAAVTVSPGGTVTVIDRDNPTARLMEFAKINGQVQAETVQRVVDMVRASPSETVEVLRTWIQEE; encoded by the coding sequence GTGAAGCCGGTCCTCGATCTCGTCACGAAGCTCGGACCGGCCCGGATCGCCGCCATGGCGGCCGTGACCCTGACGCTGATCGGCTTCTTCGCCTTCATCATCCTTCGGGTCTCGCGCCCCGACCTGGGCGTGCTGTTCTCCGACCTGTCGATGCAGGATTCGGCCGCCGTCGTCCGCGAACTCGACAGCCGCGGCATCCGCTACGAGACCAAGGGCGACGCCGGTCAGACCATCATGGCGCCGCGTGCCGACCTCGCGAAGCTGCGCATGGACCTCGCCGGCAAGGGCCTGCCGGTGCAGGGTGGCGTCGGGTACGAGATCTTCGACAAGGGCGACGCGTTCTCGTCCACAAACTTCGTGCAGAACGTGAACCACCTGCGCGCCCTCGAGGGCGAGCTCGCCCGCTCGATCCGGGCGATCGGCCGGGTCCAGGCCGCCCGCGTCCATCTCGTGCTGCCGGAGCGCCGCCTGTTCGAGCGCGACCGGGAGACCCCGAGCGCCGCCATTGTGCTGAAGCTCATGGGAGACCTCGATGCCGGGCAGGTCCGGGCGATCCGCCACCTCGCGGCCTCCGCGGTGGAGGGCCTGAAGCCCGACCGCGTCTCCATCGTGGACGAGCGCGGCCGGCTGCTCGCCGACGGCGCGAAGGGTGCCGAGGCCGACGCCGCCAGCGGGTTCGAGGACCGGCAGGTCGGCCTGGAGCGGCGCCTGCGCGGCCAGATCGAGGACGTGGTCGCCGGCATCGTCGGCCCGGGCCGGGCCCGCGTCCAGGTCAATGCCGAACTCGACCTTAACCGGATCGAGAGCCGCTCCGAGACCTTCGATCCCGAGAGCCGGGTGGTCCGCTCCGCCCAGACCCGCACCGAGTCGGCGCTGACCGCCAACGCCGACGGGCAGGTCAGCGTCGGCAACGAGCTGCCGGGCGCGAACGGTGGCGACAAGGCGCCGGCGCCGAAGGACGCGACCAACAAGAACGAGGAGACCACGAACTACGAGATCTCCCGCGTCACCAAGACGGAGATCGCCGAGGGCGGCCGGATCAAGCGCCTGTCGGTGGCGGTGGTGGTCGACGGCGTCTACGCCACCGCGCCCGACGGGAAGCAGACCTACAGCCCGCGCGCGCCCGCCGAGATCGAGCGGATCACCGCGCTCGTGCGCAGCGCCGTCGGCTTCGACAAGGCGCGCGGCGACCAGATCGAAGTGGTCAACCTGCGCTTCGCCGAGGCCCCGAGCGTGCCGCAATTCACCGAGCCGACGCTGATGCAGTCGCTGCTCGCGCCCACCAAGGAGGACGTGTTGCGCATGGCCGAGCTCGCCGTGCTCGCGCTCCTCACATTGATCGTCCTGCTGACGGTGGTGCGGCCGCTGGTGCGGCAGGTGCTGGCGCCGGTGCCGGCGCCGCCATCGCTCGCCGGCCCCGGGATCAGCCTGCCCGGCGACGCGGCCGTGACCGTGAGCCCCGGCGGGACCGTCACGGTCATCGACCGCGACAACCCGACCGCCCGGCTGATGGAGTTCGCCAAGATCAACGGCCAGGTCCAGGCCGAGACGGTCCAGCGCGTCGTCGACATGGTCCGGGCGAGCCCGTCCGAGACCGTCGAGGTGCTGCGCACCTGGATCCAGGAAGAGTGA
- the fliP gene encoding flagellar type III secretion system pore protein FliP (The bacterial flagellar biogenesis protein FliP forms a type III secretion system (T3SS)-type pore required for flagellar assembly.) yields the protein MPAVPTRPKCLARRRSRFLGLAGLAALAGAALTTGPALAQSVTLDLGAGGTTERALQLVALITVLAVAPSVLVMTTAFTRIVVVLSILRSALGTQTAPPTAVIVSLALFLTAFVMAPTGRAAYSAGIEPLVAGRITQTQAFERASAPLKTFMLRNVREKDLKLFLDLAKVPVPKGPDDIGLEIVTPAFMISELRRAFEIGFLLFIPFLIIDLVVASVLMAIGMMMVPPASVSLPFKLIFFVLVDGWTLVAGSLVQSYGG from the coding sequence ATGCCCGCCGTGCCGACCCGTCCGAAGTGCCTCGCGCGGCGCCGGTCCCGATTCCTCGGACTGGCGGGGCTGGCCGCGCTGGCCGGCGCGGCGCTCACAACCGGGCCGGCGCTTGCGCAGAGCGTCACCCTCGACCTGGGTGCCGGTGGCACCACCGAGCGCGCACTCCAGCTCGTCGCGCTGATCACCGTGCTGGCGGTCGCGCCCTCGGTTCTCGTGATGACCACGGCCTTCACACGGATCGTGGTCGTGCTCTCGATCCTGCGCTCGGCGCTGGGCACCCAGACGGCGCCGCCGACCGCCGTGATCGTCAGCCTGGCGCTGTTCCTGACCGCCTTCGTGATGGCGCCGACCGGCCGGGCCGCCTACAGCGCCGGCATCGAACCCCTGGTTGCGGGACGGATCACCCAGACGCAGGCTTTCGAGCGCGCGTCGGCGCCGCTCAAGACGTTCATGCTGCGCAACGTGCGCGAAAAGGACCTCAAGCTGTTCCTCGATCTCGCGAAGGTGCCGGTACCGAAGGGACCAGACGATATCGGGCTCGAAATCGTGACCCCGGCCTTCATGATCTCGGAGTTACGCCGCGCCTTCGAGATCGGCTTCCTGCTGTTCATCCCGTTCCTGATCATCGACTTGGTGGTCGCCTCGGTTCTGATGGCCATCGGCATGATGATGGTGCCGCCGGCCTCAGTCTCGCTGCCGTTCAAGCTGATCTTCTTCGTGCTGGTCGACGGGTGGACCTTGGTGGCGGGATCTCTTGTTCAGAGTTACGGCGGATAA
- a CDS encoding flagellar hook assembly protein FlgD, producing the protein MTTGISSTTATTATAASSAASSGNATEIASNFTQFLTLLTTQLKNQNPLDPMDTNQFTQQLVQFAGVEQQLKTNDRLDSILSASQSASSASATSYIGKTITADGSTSQLSNGSASWSLTPARAASKAVITILDSKNNVVATQTTSLAAGSQTYTWNGKTSAGLTSAAGNYSIKVSATDATGASVAVDTSLTGTVDEVDLSGTTPILMIGSQKVPLSSVQTIGLSTSGT; encoded by the coding sequence GTGACGACCGGCATATCGAGCACCACAGCCACTACGGCCACGGCGGCATCCTCGGCGGCCAGCAGCGGCAACGCCACCGAGATCGCCAGCAACTTCACGCAGTTTCTGACGCTGCTCACCACGCAGCTCAAGAACCAGAACCCCCTCGACCCGATGGACACCAACCAGTTCACGCAGCAGCTGGTGCAGTTCGCCGGCGTCGAGCAGCAGCTCAAGACCAACGACCGGCTCGACAGCATCCTGAGCGCGTCTCAATCCGCGAGCTCGGCCTCGGCCACCAGCTACATCGGCAAGACCATCACGGCGGACGGCAGCACGTCGCAGTTATCCAACGGCTCGGCCTCGTGGAGTCTGACCCCGGCCCGCGCCGCCTCGAAGGCCGTGATCACGATCCTGGACTCGAAGAACAACGTCGTGGCCACGCAGACCACGTCGCTGGCCGCCGGAAGCCAGACCTACACGTGGAACGGCAAGACCTCGGCCGGCCTCACCTCGGCGGCCGGCAATTATTCCATCAAGGTCTCGGCCACCGACGCCACGGGCGCCAGCGTCGCCGTCGACACGAGCCTGACCGGCACGGTGGACGAGGTCGATCTCAGCGGAACGACGCCGATCCTGATGATCGGCTCGCAGAAAGTGCCCCTGTCCAGCGTGCAGACCATCGGGTTGTCCACAAGTGGCACTTAA
- a CDS encoding flippase-like domain-containing protein, with protein MSGDRASWTRRVARAALRRLPLLGTLVGLGLAVWLVATNDLGSVAAAFGRIGMAGFVGVTLVRALVVILCGIAWARILDGLSPAPAAACLILRFVREGINVLLPVASVGGDVLGARLLTFWGVAGSLAAASVLADLLFQVGTLALFAGLGAALLSRVEGAAAAELADWTLRALAAAGFAVAAFFALQRTGIVRMIEDRVSALGRRFVRETEARPEPLRRIQGALDAVWAPGRRGHLAQSFALHALAWLLGTAEVFVVLTCIGIDTVSLSDILVIEALSQAIKAAAFLVPSGLGVQEGGLVLVCGLFGIDAGTAIALSLARRVPDVVLGLPALLVWQNLEARRAGVRAATPTCDRP; from the coding sequence GTGAGCGGAGACCGCGCATCCTGGACGCGCCGGGTCGCCCGGGCCGCGCTGCGCCGCCTGCCGCTGCTCGGCACCCTGGTCGGGCTCGGCCTCGCGGTCTGGCTCGTGGCGACCAACGATCTCGGGTCCGTGGCCGCGGCGTTCGGACGGATCGGCATGGCGGGCTTCGTCGGCGTCACCCTCGTGCGGGCGCTCGTGGTGATCCTGTGCGGCATCGCGTGGGCGCGCATCCTCGACGGGCTCTCGCCCGCACCCGCAGCGGCCTGCCTGATCCTGCGCTTCGTGCGCGAGGGCATCAACGTCCTGCTGCCCGTCGCGTCGGTCGGCGGCGACGTCCTCGGCGCGCGGCTCCTCACCTTCTGGGGTGTCGCCGGGTCGCTGGCGGCCGCCTCGGTGCTCGCCGACCTGCTGTTCCAGGTTGGAACGCTCGCCCTGTTCGCCGGGCTCGGGGCGGCGCTGCTCAGCCGCGTCGAGGGGGCGGCGGCGGCCGAACTCGCGGATTGGACGCTGCGGGCGCTCGCCGCGGCGGGTTTCGCGGTCGCGGCCTTCTTCGCGCTCCAGCGCACCGGGATCGTGCGGATGATCGAGGACCGCGTCAGCGCCCTCGGCCGGCGCTTCGTACGCGAGACCGAGGCGCGCCCGGAGCCACTCCGGCGCATCCAGGGCGCCCTGGACGCGGTCTGGGCGCCGGGGCGGCGCGGGCATCTCGCCCAGTCCTTCGCCCTGCACGCGCTCGCTTGGCTCCTCGGCACGGCCGAGGTCTTCGTCGTCCTCACCTGCATCGGGATCGACACCGTCAGCCTGTCGGACATCCTCGTGATCGAGGCGCTCAGCCAAGCGATCAAGGCCGCCGCCTTCCTGGTCCCGAGCGGGCTCGGCGTGCAGGAGGGCGGCCTCGTGCTGGTCTGCGGCCTGTTCGGCATCGACGCCGGCACGGCAATCGCCCTGTCGCTCGCCCGCCGCGTGCCCGACGTGGTGCTGGGCCTCCCGGCGCTCCTCGTCTGGCAGAACCTGGAGGCGCGGCGCGCCGGCGTGCGCGCGGCGACCCCGACCTGCGACCGTCCGTGA
- a CDS encoding TadE/TadG family type IV pilus assembly protein — MVGAIPSPARRFGADTRAVSAVEFALIFPVLLILMIAGTQLVTYINATRKVELIAQSISQMLSQAQPPQNGTVATVNAADLHFSFDSSLVLFPYLMKDASRQGLQWWQDITITFASVTFQPTASNCPSTSDQSNCFAANVVWTSTGTSGGNYRPCTPTQLPADNAAPPSRTTLPRSVFGPGSLLAVDVVFNFKPSFGARFIPAVRIARSMYVQPRYATLVNFDPTGNDGIATKCPGY, encoded by the coding sequence ATGGTTGGCGCGATCCCCTCGCCGGCGCGCCGCTTCGGCGCGGACACGCGGGCGGTGTCGGCGGTCGAGTTTGCGCTGATCTTCCCGGTGCTGCTGATCCTCATGATCGCCGGGACGCAGCTCGTCACCTACATCAACGCGACGCGCAAAGTGGAGCTGATCGCTCAGTCGATCAGCCAGATGCTGTCGCAGGCGCAGCCGCCGCAGAACGGCACGGTCGCCACCGTCAACGCCGCGGACCTGCATTTCAGCTTCGATTCGTCCCTCGTCCTGTTCCCGTACCTCATGAAGGACGCGTCCCGGCAGGGCCTGCAATGGTGGCAGGACATCACCATCACCTTCGCGTCGGTCACCTTCCAACCGACCGCCTCAAACTGCCCGAGTACGAGCGACCAGAGCAACTGCTTTGCGGCGAACGTCGTCTGGACCAGCACGGGGACCAGCGGCGGCAACTACCGTCCCTGCACGCCCACCCAGCTTCCGGCCGACAACGCGGCACCGCCGAGCCGCACGACGCTGCCCCGTTCGGTCTTCGGACCGGGCTCCCTCCTTGCGGTCGACGTTGTCTTCAACTTCAAGCCGAGCTTCGGCGCGCGGTTCATCCCGGCCGTGCGGATCGCCCGCTCGATGTACGTGCAGCCGCGCTACGCCACGCTCGTCAACTTCGACCCGACGGGCAACGATGGAATCGCCACGAAATGTCCCGGCTACTGA
- the flbD gene encoding sigma-54-dependent transcriptional regulator FlbD, whose translation MRLLMIGRLNGELITASKIAMQRGATVTQADAVPQGLNVLRARGADLIMIDVSLPIRDLVSALEAERIRTPVVACGVSADAQAAVAAIRAGAKEYIPLPPDPEMIAAVLEAVTTDRAAFVWRDPSMERVVKLAEQVARSEASVLITGESGTGKEVLARHVHQKSNRASKPFVSVNCAAIPEALLESELFGHEKGAFTGAVARRIGRFEEANGGTLLLDEISEMDVRLQSKLLRALQERVIDRVGGTAPVRVDIRVLATSNRNLVEEVRKGTFREDLFYRLNVVSLKLPPLRERPADILELADHFARKYAAVNGVPPRPLSAEARSVVVKNPWRGNVRELENTLHRAVLLASGEAIGPEAILSPEGEAFAAEGPAARAAQAAEAATRGLVGRTVAQVECDLILDTLDHCLGNRTHAAKILGISIRTLRNKLNEYVSAGLEVAEPGSVRASAAFG comes from the coding sequence ATGCGGCTCCTGATGATCGGGCGGCTCAACGGCGAGCTGATCACCGCCTCGAAGATCGCCATGCAGCGCGGCGCGACCGTGACGCAGGCCGATGCCGTGCCGCAGGGCCTCAACGTCCTGCGCGCCCGCGGCGCCGACCTGATCATGATCGACGTCTCGCTGCCGATCCGGGACCTCGTCTCCGCCCTGGAGGCGGAGCGGATCCGTACGCCGGTGGTCGCCTGCGGGGTCTCCGCGGACGCGCAGGCCGCCGTGGCGGCGATCCGGGCCGGCGCCAAGGAGTACATCCCGCTCCCGCCCGACCCCGAGATGATCGCCGCGGTGCTGGAGGCGGTCACCACCGACCGCGCCGCCTTCGTGTGGCGTGATCCGTCCATGGAGCGGGTGGTCAAGCTGGCCGAGCAGGTCGCGCGCTCGGAGGCCTCGGTGCTGATCACCGGCGAGAGCGGCACCGGCAAGGAGGTCCTGGCCCGACACGTCCACCAGAAGTCCAATCGGGCTTCCAAGCCCTTCGTGTCGGTCAACTGCGCTGCAATCCCCGAGGCGCTTCTCGAATCCGAGCTGTTCGGCCACGAGAAGGGCGCCTTCACCGGCGCCGTCGCCCGGCGGATCGGCCGCTTCGAGGAGGCCAATGGCGGCACCCTGCTCCTCGACGAGATCTCCGAGATGGATGTGCGCCTGCAGTCGAAGCTGCTGCGCGCCCTGCAGGAGCGGGTGATCGATCGTGTCGGCGGAACCGCCCCGGTGCGGGTCGACATCCGCGTGCTCGCCACCTCGAACCGCAACCTCGTGGAGGAGGTCCGCAAGGGCACGTTCCGCGAGGACCTGTTCTACCGGCTCAACGTCGTTTCGCTGAAGCTGCCGCCCCTGCGCGAACGGCCGGCCGACATCCTCGAGCTCGCCGACCATTTCGCCCGGAAATACGCCGCGGTGAACGGGGTTCCGCCCCGCCCGCTCTCCGCCGAGGCCCGGTCGGTGGTTGTGAAGAACCCCTGGCGCGGCAACGTGCGGGAGCTGGAGAACACCCTGCACCGGGCGGTGCTGCTGGCCTCGGGCGAGGCGATCGGCCCGGAGGCGATCCTCTCGCCGGAGGGCGAGGCCTTCGCCGCCGAGGGGCCGGCGGCCCGCGCCGCCCAGGCCGCGGAGGCGGCGACGCGGGGGCTGGTGGGGCGGACGGTGGCGCAGGTCGAGTGCGACCTGATCCTCGACACCCTCGACCATTGCCTCGGCAACCGCACCCACGCGGCCAAGATCCTCGGCATCTCGATCCGGACCCTGCGCAACAAGCTCAACGAGTACGTCTCGGCGGGCCTGGAAGTCGCCGAGCCCGGCAGCGTGCGGGCGAGCGCGGCCTTCGGGTAG
- a CDS encoding TadE/TadG family type IV pilus assembly protein, which translates to MLLLRRYTRDRKGAAAVEFALVAAMLIMTILFVMTVALILFINQSLDYAATRASRQIMTGAAQASTMDQAGFRTVLCGYLPSMVKCSNVVINLYVVPTGTSPSGYYSYVKSDMSGLQMPPLTPGSGQYTLGSRGAYQFLLVVYPITFLPAAFASILGGATYNGSPAFLTVSTAAFRNELF; encoded by the coding sequence ATGCTTTTGCTACGTCGATATACGCGCGATCGGAAGGGTGCCGCAGCGGTCGAGTTCGCCCTCGTCGCGGCGATGCTGATCATGACGATCCTGTTCGTCATGACGGTGGCCTTGATCCTGTTCATCAACCAGTCCCTCGACTACGCGGCGACCCGCGCGTCGCGGCAGATCATGACCGGCGCGGCACAAGCCAGCACCATGGACCAGGCCGGCTTCCGGACCGTGCTGTGCGGCTACCTGCCGTCGATGGTGAAGTGCAGCAACGTGGTGATCAACCTCTACGTCGTGCCGACCGGAACCTCGCCGAGCGGCTATTACAGCTACGTCAAGTCGGACATGAGTGGCCTGCAGATGCCGCCCCTGACGCCGGGCTCCGGCCAGTACACGCTGGGTTCACGCGGCGCCTATCAGTTCCTGCTGGTTGTCTACCCGATCACGTTCCTGCCGGCGGCCTTCGCGTCGATCCTCGGCGGCGCGACCTACAACGGCTCCCCGGCCTTCCTGACGGTCTCCACGGCGGCCTTCCGCAACGAGCTGTTCTGA
- a CDS encoding flagellar motor switch protein FliG, giving the protein MAAGALGLANTLTAVGGDSFASMPGPQRAAALLLMLGEEEGAPIWQMLEEEEIKKVSHAMVQLGTLEAATVEKLIIEFVTKLGNSGGISSNFERTEALLLKIFPSDQVSLIMAEIKGASGKRVWASIAQVDPEILASFLRNEYPQTVAVVLSRVRADYAAKVLTILPEDFAIDCLNRMLRMETVQKEALRHIEETLRVEFVSTIAQTQRRDAHEMMADVFNAFDRQTEGRFLAALDQANRGSAKRIRELMFTFEDLLKLDPGSVQTLMRQVDNETLCRALKGGNETTRGFFMKQMSARAAKNLTDEMASLGPVRLKEVDEAQARMTEIAKDLAEKGEIMIAKNSAEEELVY; this is encoded by the coding sequence ATGGCGGCGGGAGCACTAGGTCTGGCGAACACCCTGACGGCCGTGGGCGGCGATTCGTTCGCGTCGATGCCCGGCCCGCAGCGCGCCGCCGCGCTCCTCCTGATGCTCGGTGAGGAGGAAGGCGCGCCGATCTGGCAGATGCTGGAAGAGGAGGAGATCAAGAAGGTCAGCCACGCCATGGTCCAGCTCGGGACGCTGGAGGCGGCGACGGTCGAGAAGCTGATCATCGAGTTCGTGACGAAGCTCGGCAACAGCGGCGGCATCTCGTCGAACTTCGAGCGGACCGAGGCGCTGCTCCTGAAGATCTTCCCGAGCGATCAGGTCTCGCTGATCATGGCGGAGATCAAGGGCGCCTCCGGCAAGCGCGTCTGGGCCTCGATCGCCCAGGTGGACCCGGAGATCCTCGCCTCGTTCCTGCGCAACGAGTACCCGCAGACCGTCGCGGTCGTGCTCTCGCGGGTGCGGGCCGACTACGCCGCCAAGGTGCTCACCATCCTGCCCGAGGATTTCGCCATCGATTGCCTCAACCGGATGCTGCGCATGGAGACGGTGCAGAAGGAGGCCCTGCGCCACATCGAGGAGACGCTGCGGGTCGAGTTCGTCTCGACCATCGCGCAGACCCAGCGCCGCGACGCGCACGAGATGATGGCCGACGTGTTCAATGCCTTCGACCGGCAGACGGAGGGCCGCTTCCTCGCTGCCCTCGACCAGGCGAACCGCGGCTCGGCCAAGCGCATCCGCGAGCTGATGTTCACCTTCGAGGATCTGCTGAAGCTCGATCCGGGCAGCGTCCAGACCCTGATGCGCCAGGTCGACAACGAGACCCTGTGCCGCGCGCTCAAGGGCGGCAACGAGACGACCCGGGGCTTCTTCATGAAGCAGATGTCGGCCCGCGCCGCCAAGAACCTCACCGACGAGATGGCCTCCCTCGGCCCGGTCCGCCTCAAGGAGGTGGATGAGGCGCAGGCCAGGATGACCGAGATCGCCAAGGACCTCGCCGAGAAGGGCGAGATCATGATCGCCAAGAATAGCGCCGAGGAGGAGCTGGTCTATTGA